A window of the Lolium perenne isolate Kyuss_39 chromosome 7, Kyuss_2.0, whole genome shotgun sequence genome harbors these coding sequences:
- the LOC127315992 gene encoding uncharacterized protein, which yields MANGAILLLTVLAAATVSAAPPARGSRFLLSQPPLPTYGCSKKSGEACLVPGTACCGGQCMDTVASAEHCGGCNKVCKHGRRCCGGRCVDVLSDKKNCGDCSNQCLKKCHSGFCDYAQ from the coding sequence ATGGCGAACGGCGCCATCCTTCTCCTCACTGTGCTCGCCGCCGCCACCGTGAGCGCGGCGCCACCGGCAAGGGGGAGCCGTTTCCTGCTATCCCAGCCGCCCCTGCCAACTTACGGCTGCTCCAAGAAGTCGGGCGAAGCATGCCTCGTGCCGGGGACGGCGTGCTGCGGCGGCCAGTGCATGGACACCGTCGCCAGCGCCGAGCACTGCGGCGGCTGCAACAAGGTGTGCAAGCACGGCCGGAGGTGCTGTGGCGGGCGCTGCGTGGATGTGCTCTCCGACAAGAAGAACTGCGGCGACTGCTCCAACCAGTGCCTGAAGAAGTGCCACAGCGGCTTCTGCGACTACGCACAGTAA